TGCAGGACCTGTATGAGGCTACGGGTGCAGACAGGATAAAGTAAGGGGCGAGCGTCTTTTGTGTTTTCTATGTTCATGTCAGTGTTTTTTATGCACCATTTTACATCTGAAATGTTCCCTCTGCTGTGTCTCACACAGATATGTCAGGAGCATGAGGACGCAGACACCCCGTTATCCTGGGAGTGCGATGGCAGCCTTGATTGATTACATTCAGCGCAGAGACCAGGAGGGGGTAGCTGCTGTGGCCGGGCACGCCGCAGCCAACACCATCCCCGCCAGTAACACCCGGCCCAACAGTGCGGCTTACGTAAGTGTTACATATCTTAAAGGAAAATATAATTCTACTTGTTCCACACAGTTGGAAATGGTGACATATTTGCTGTTTTGTTTTCAAAGGCCTCTTGGTCCTGCGATCTCTGCGTTCCTTTCAAGGCGCTCTCTCGCCCCAGGTGAACTGCAGGCGAAGATGAAGAAACTCATTGCTTCTCAGCCTGCAGTTCAAGGTGAGTGTCTAGTTTCACATGtaagataaaaataaaaatgtttcgaTAAGCTGTGTAGCTCACAATCCTTTCTCTCTCCACGTGATATAGGGGTGTCTTTCCCTCGACCAGCACTGCCACCAACCGATATATCAGACGCAGAGCTGGTCAAAGCAGCTGCTGACatagacacatgtatgtttttaCATCACTATTAATTGACATAGGACATTTGATAATTATTCAGTTCAAGTTTTTGCTGACATCTATTagtgttttaaatatttttcccTATCATCAGCCCAAGGAAATGTATTGGTAAGAGTCATCTGGGTTTTAGAGGAGAGTCACTGCATGTATGCACTATTAATTATCTTACCTTGCCACTGTAGCTGTCATCCTGTCatcatgtagctgtcatcctgtaTGACTTTCTATTTTCCATTTTAATCACTAATTTCATGTAAGTTTTACACTCAAACTTGACCAACACTCATTTAATTATTTTGTTACATCCTATCACTGATTGATATTCATCTGGGCATGTTGGAATTGTGCTATTAACTTTCTCTGTTCATTCATGGAagcatttattcattcatttaacCTATTTATTTCTGTGTCACTGCAAAAGCCGTATCCCTACAGCTCCACCCATCGCTCCCTCGGCCTCTGCCTCCAAATGACCGAGCCCCGGTCCCTGCCCCGGTTCCTGACCCGGCCCCTGCTCCTGCCCTACTAGGGCGGAGCGAAGAGGAGGATTTGCCCCGGCAGTCCTTCCTGCCTCCAAGGCCCGCCTCAGAAAGTGCTGAGGTAAATTCATCAACTGTAATTACTCCACATTGTTAAGATATTAAACATTGGACACAGTTGTCTTGTCTCCTGcatactctctccctgtctgtttctctgaaaCATTACCATCCCTTCTcccccatcactctctcctctcactcagcTGCTGCTTCCAGAGAGTTGGCGTTCATCTCTCACCAAGGAGCAGCAGCAGTGGATCGGCCGCACGCTGTTCACCAGGAACAGCTTTGGGAGGTCGACACTCACCACTGACCTGGTCACGTGGTGGAACCCTCCCCAACCACGGCCGATCTACAATCAGCCACCCGCATCCCCCGACCCCTTCTTCGCATGTCAGCTGTTCCTTTGGATGCCCGTACGTATATGGGCATACAAGCTGGCATGTCCCCAGTCTGGGTGCAGAGGCACACTGTGCAAGGCTGGGCTCTACAAGACCATCCGGAGGGTCTTGGACATCGACCGCTGGTATCTCATGGCCACTGAGTACCTGGAATGCGGCCGGTGTAAGAAGAAGGTCGCGGGGAGGTCACGGGACCTTGTCAGTCAGCTGGACGCTCGGCATCGCTGCCAGTTTCCAGCAATATTGACATACAAGTAAGTTCACAAGGTTTTGTTAGTTAGTAATGAAGTTAAATGAATGCATGTCATTCATatgctttctctcactctcacactcactctcactcactctctcggCTGTCCTGTGACCTGCGGGTTGTGAGGATGCTGAGGTCGCGCACTTTGGGGACCAGTGAGTCACAGACCTACAGCAAGCTGTGTGAAAGTCACAGCGAGTCCTTGATGCGTAGTTGTATACGGTACCTCGGGGAGTGCAAGCAGTTTCTGGCATTGGGCGGCAGTTCACTGATCCACCGGAGATGCCCCCGGTGCCCTCACCCGTCTGGCTTCTGACAGTCTACAGCCATGACGTGCTATCGCGGCTGGACGAGGTGAAGGCCAGGGTCACCTCCGTCTTTGGGTCCATCTTAAAGATGGACTCTACCAAGAAGGTGAGTTTTCACTTAAAAATGTGAAGATGAGTcatgtcttatttatttatttttatatctaTATTTAAATAATGTCTTTAcctttctgtctttgtgtgtttgtctccAGGTGACTAAAAAGCTTGCGGGTACCGCTGCAGACACAGCCGCCTGGGTTACCAACGTCGGTAACGAGCATGGGCAGGTCCTCGTCAGTGTCCTCACTGCCGGTGAGGGCGAGGGCCTGCTCCCCATGGCGGCTGGTCTCATGGAACGGTACCGGCTCGCCGGGGTGGCGCCCCCCCCCAGCTCATGTACGTGGACCGAGACTGCTGCTCCAGCTTTGGCGGATCAAAGACAGCTGCCATGTACAATGACTGGGACCAGCTGGTGGTTCGGCTGGACATCTGACACCTGATGCGGCGGTTCGCGTCAGGTGTCACCTCTGAGAGCCACCAGCTCTACGGTCCCTTCATGCGGCAGCTGTCAGCCTGCATCTTTGAGTGGGATGCAGGCGATGTCTGCCGACTGCTGGAGGCCAAGAGGTCTGAGCTGGAGGGGAAGCACGGGATGGTCGGCCTCACCGAGGCAGAGGTTTCGAGGAAGATCGGCAGGAAGGAGATTGCTGTCGGCGTCGTACGCGTGGAGCCGCGGAGACCGAAGTCCTTCTCCTCGAGACCTTCAACAGCGAGAAGGGGGTCGACACCCTGGGCATCCCGTTGCTGGACTCCATCCGCATCCAGGCGATCTGGAAAGAGCAGAGGCGCCACCTCCACTGCATACAGGACCCACCCGGTGTACAGCTGTACACCGAGACCGGCAAAATCACCAAGGGCGGCGTGATGTTGCCGGTTTATCGCTGCGCACGGGGCTCCACATCCTTGGAGTCATTCCATCTCCACCTCAACCGGTTCATCCCAGGTAATTGTCATTGTGGAGCTTAAAGTAATGCTTATTGTTTAATGTTAACAGCAACAGCTCTCCCACCCTAATCGTGCATTGTTCTCTCAGGTACCAGGGCAAATGCAATGCATTTCCAGGCATTCCTGTTGGATGGACTGATGAGGTGGAACGAGGACCGTGCGCAGGCAGCAGTGGAGGGGAAGAACAGGAAGCCCCTGCTCTCCTACAGTGGCTACCTGCAGCACATCCTTAACCTTAGCAGCAAAAGGGTGCTTGGCAAGGAACAGGTTAAGGACTACACCAAGCCTAGCGAGTACACAGGTAAGTCAAGTAAGAGAATGAACATTTACATCAGTTGCATTAATTACATCCCATTAACACTTCTCTactctgctttttattttatagGGGAACTCCTCGGAGTGGAGTACCTGTACTCGCAGACTGGCAGAGTGCTGCAGGATGTCAGCGGGGACCCTGACCTTCCGGAAGAGCAGCTGTCGAGCAGCTCGACGAGGGCTttcaggaggaggatgtagaCCAGACAGTCCACATCCCTCATGTCCCTCGTGTGAGCGCCCCGTCCTCCAGCTCGGCGGCACCTCTGTCAGGGGAACCCGCTGACGCACCCAGGTCTGGGCCATCCAGTCCCACCGCCCCTGAAGACGGAAGCTCTCCTGAGGCCCCTGGTCGACACAGTTCTCCTCACCCTGACCactcctctgattcagaggtaATTATACTTGACCTTTTGTGttggtaaaaaaaatacatgctattgcaacaattcagagactggcggattaatacttttctgtggttgatCATTGTTTatttgcaagcaaaaatatataaccgtgagcttgcagttcctacaacttccacacgatgtcgccaataaCGTCATTTtcgttgacaaaaatcctttgtgtaatgacaaatacgtttttgtaaacaaatgacgttattggctacatcgtgtggaagttgtaggaactgcaagctcacggttatatatttttgcttgcaataaacaatgatcaaccacagaaaagtattaatccgccagtgtAATGAcaaatcattacacaaaggatttttgtcagcACAAATGACGttattggcgacatcgtgtggaagttgtaggaactgcaagctcacggttatatatttttgcttgcaataaacaattcagagactggcggattaatacttttctgtggttgatcattgtttattgcaagcatcCTTAACCTTAGCAGCAAAAGGGTGCTTGGCAAGGAACAGGTTAAGGACTACACCAAGCCTAGCGAGTACACAGTTAAGTCAAGTAAGAGAATGAACATTTACATCAGTTGCATTAATTACATCCCATTAACACTTCTCTactctgctttttattttatagGGGAACTCCTCGGAGTGGAGTACCTGTACTCGCAGACTGGCAGAGTGCTGCAGGATGTCAGCGGGGACCCTGACCTTCCGGAAGAGCAGCTGTCGAGCAGCTCGACGAGGGCTttcaggaggaggatgtagaCCAGACAGTCCACATCCCTCATGTCCCTCGTGTGAGCGCCCCGTCCTCCAGCTCGGCGGCACCTCTGTCAGGGGAACCCGCTGACGCACCCAGGTCTGGGCCATCCAGTCCCACCGCCCCTGAAGACGGAAGCTCTCCTGAGGCCCCTGGTCGACACAGTTCTCCTCACCCTGACCactcctctgattcagaggtaATTATACTTGACCTTTTGTGttggtaaaaaaaatacatgctattgcaacaattcagagactggcggattaatacttttctgtggttgatCATTGTTTatttgcaagcaaaaatatataaccgtgagcttgcagttcctacaacttccacacgatgtcgccaataaCGTCATTTtcgttgacaaaaatcctttgtgtaatgacaaatacgtttttgtaaacaaatgacgttattggctacatcgtgtggaagttgtaggaactgcaagctcacggttatatatttttgcttgcaataaacaatgatcaaccacagaaaagtattaatccgccagtgtAATGAcaaatcattacacaaaggatttttgtcagcACAAATGACGttattggcgacatcgtgtggaagttgtaggaactgcaagctcacggttatatatttttgcttgcaataaacaattcagagactggcggattaatacttttctgtggttgatcattgtttattgcaagcatcCTTAACCTTAGCAGCAAAAGGGTGCTTGGCAAGGAACAGGTTAAGGACTACACCAAGCCTAGCGAGTACACAGTTAAGTCAAGTAAGAGAATGAACATTTACATCAGTTGCATTAATTACATCCCATTAACACTTCTCTactctgctttttattttatagGGGAACTCCTCGGAGTGGAGTACCTGTACTCGCAGACTGGCAGAGTGCTGCAGGATGTCAGCGGGGACCCTGACCTTCCGGAAGAGCAGCTGTCGAGCAGCTCGACGAGGGCTttcaggaggaggatgtagaCCAGACAGTCCACATCCCTCATGTCCCTCGTGTGAGCGCCCCGTCCTCCAGCTCGGCGGCACCTCTGTCAGGGGAACCCGCTGACGCACCCAGGTCTGGGCCATCCAGTCCCACCGCCCCTGAAGACGGAAGCTCTCCTGAGGCCCCTGGTCGACACAGTTCTCCTCACCCTGACCactcctctgattcagaggtaATTATACTTGACCTTTTGTGttggtaaaaaaaatacatgctattgcaacaattcagagactggcggattaatacttttctgtggttgatCATTGTTTatttgcaagcaaaaatatataaccgtgagcttgcagttcctacaacttccacacgatgtcgccaataaCGTCATTTtcgttgacaaaaatcctttgtgtaatgacaaatacgtttttgtaaacaaatgacgttattggctacatcgtgtggaagttgtaggaactgcaagctcacggttatatatttttgcttgcaataaacaatgatcaaccacagaaaagtattaatccgccagtgtAATGAcaaatcattacacaaaggatttttgtcagcACAAATGACGttattggcgacatcgtgtggaagttgtaggaactgcaagctcacggttatatatttttgcttgcaataaacaattcagagactggcggattaatacttttctgtggttgatcattgtttattgcaagcatcCTTAACCTTAGCAGCAAAAGGGTGCTTGGCAAGGAACAGGTTAAGGACTACACCAAGCCTAGCGAGTACACAGTTAAGTCAAGTAAGAGAATGAACATTTACATCAGTTGCATTAATTACATCCCATTAACACTTCTCTactctgctttttattttatagGGGAACTCCTCGGAGTGGAGTACCTGTACTCGCAGACTGGCAGAGTGCTGCAGGATGTCAGCGGGGACCCTGACCTTCCGGAAGAGCAGCTGTCGAGCAGCTCGACGAGGGCTttcaggaggaggatgtagaCCAGACAGTCCACATCCCTCATGTCCCTCGTGTGAGCGCCCCGTCCTCCAGCTCGGCGGCACCTCTGTCAGGGGAACCCGCTGACGCACCCAGGTCTGGGCCATCCAGTCCCACCGCCCCTGAAGACGGAAGCTCTCCTGAGGCCCCTGGTCGACACAGTTCTCCTCACCCTGACCactcctctgattcagaggtaATTATACTTGACCTTTTGTGttggtaaaaaaaatacatgctattgcaacaattcagagactggcggattaatacttttctgtggttgatCATTGTTTatttgcaagcaaaaatatataaccgtgagcttgcagttcctacaacttccacacgatgtcgccaataaCGTCATTTtcgttgacaaaaatcctttgtgtaatgacaaatacgtttttgtaaacaaatgacgttattggctacatcgtgtggaagttgtaggaactgcaagctcacggttatatatttttgcttgcaataaacaatgatcaaccacagaaaagtattaatccgccagtgtAATGAcaaatcattacacaaaggatttttgtcagcACAAATGACGttattggcgacatcgtgtggaagttgtaggaactgcaagctcacggttatatatttttgcttgcaataaacaattcagagactggcggattaatacttttctgtggttgatcattgtttattgcaagcatcCTTAACCTTAGCAGCAAAAGGGTGCTTGGCAAGGAACAGGTTAAGGACTACACCAAGCCTAGCGAGTACACAGTTAAGTCAAGTAAGAGAATGAACATTTACATCAGTTGCATTAATTACATCCCATTAACACTTCTCTactctgctttttattttatagGGGAACTCCTCGGAGTGGAGTACCTGTACTCGCAGACTGGCAGAGTGCTGCAGGATGTCAGCGGGGACCCTGACCTTCCGGAAGAGCAGCTGTCGAGCAGCTCGACGAGGGCTttcaggaggaggatgtagaCCAGACAGTCCACATCCCTCATGTCCCTCGTGTGAGCGCCCCGTCCTCCAGCTCGGCGGCACCTCTGTCAGGGGAACCCGCTGACGCACCCAGGTCTGGGCCATCCAGTCCCACCGCCCCTGAAGACGGAAGCTCTCCTGAGGCCCCTGGTCGACACAGTTCTCCTCACCCTGACCactcctctgattcagaggtaATTATACTTGACCTTTTGTGttggtaaaaaaaatacatgctattgcaacaattcagagactggcggattaatacttttctgtggttgatCATTGTTTatttgcaagcaaaaatatataaccgtgagcttgcagttcctacaacttccacacgatgtcgccaataaCGTCATTTtcgttgacaaaaatcctttgtgtaatgacaaatacgtttttgtaaacaaatgacgttattggctacatcgtgtggaagttgtaggaactgcaagctcacggttatatatttttgcttgcaataaacaatgatcaaccacagaaaagtattaatccgccagtgtAATGAcaa
This is a stretch of genomic DNA from Oncorhynchus mykiss isolate Arlee unplaced genomic scaffold, USDA_OmykA_1.1 un_scaffold_387, whole genome shotgun sequence. It encodes these proteins:
- the LOC110511659 gene encoding uncharacterized protein LOC110511659 isoform X1 gives rise to the protein MKKLIASQPAVQGVSFPRPALPPTDISDAELVKAAADIDTSVSLQLHPSLPRPLPPNDRAPVPAPVPDPAPAPALLGRSEEEDLPRQSFLPPRPASESAELLLPESWRSSLTKEQQQWIGRTLFTRNSFGRSTLTTDLVTWWNPPQPRPIYNQPPASPDPFFACQLFLWMPVRIWAYKLACPQSGCRGTLCKAGLYKTIRRVLDIDRWYLMATEYLECGRCKKKVAGRSRDLVSQLDARHRCQFPAILTYKMLRSRTLGTSESQTYSKLCESHSESLMRSCIRYLGECKQFLALGGSSLIHRRCPRCPHPSGF
- the LOC110511659 gene encoding uncharacterized protein LOC110511659 isoform X2 encodes the protein MKKLIASQPAVQGVSFPRPALPPTDISDAELVKAAADIDTSVSLQLHPSLPRPLPPNDRAPVPAPVPDPAPAPALLGRSEEEDLPRQSFLPPRPASESAELLLPESWRSSLTKEQQQWIGRTLFTRNSFGRSTLTTDLVTWWNPPQPRPIYNQPPASPDPFFACQLFLWMPVRIWAYKLACPQSGCRGTLCKAGLYKTIRRVLDIDRWYLMATEYLECGRCKKKVAGRSRDLVSQLDARHRCQFPAILTYKL